The Fibrobacter sp. genome includes a region encoding these proteins:
- the pheT gene encoding phenylalanine--tRNA ligase subunit beta: MKVSLSWLKRHVDLPESVAEIEKALTSIGLEVEGIEEPGKVYDKLVVAKVLTCENHPDSDHLHITTVNNGTETIQIVCGAPNVAAGQTVVLAPIGAELPMSDGTVLKMKKSKIRGVESFGMICAEDEIGLSDDHGGIMVLDDSIPAGTPFVSLGMYDVCFELNVTPNRPDALCHRGVARELAAKFNRPLKPLSYNLVEEADAASSAVSVEVVPGCGCSRYTARVIKGVEVKQSPSWLAKLLHTVGMNSINNVVDITNFILMDVGQPLHSFDMDQLKGSMIKVRRAVKGEKIQTIDHTDHELTEAELVICDGDRPVAVAGTMGGVESEIIDATKNVLLESAYFNPTIVRKQAKRLGIGSDSSYRFERGIDTTTQDEYSKYACAMIQEVAGGKVLKGCVEYTGDDHQKELTKIDLRVSRVAKIIGMNVPADVIRKHLTSINLNLVAENGETMTFEIPGNRPDLEREVDLIEEVARLVGFDNIPYSLPKFTMQPNELPAVEQMNRKIRRTLSAMGLHECLNLRFTSKARTEALFGTDASDRRANPAALLNPLSEELGVVPTSLLPNLLKNVAENEKNRPGSVRLFEVAKGQFKRERADVRDNGFDESNLVALVVAGAFDANPLNDKPAQIDFASFKGLVQTFFKRCGIVVEFRIPEKLEAFMHPGKQTEIVAGKTVLGTMGALHPSVAKSCEIGYETYVMEADLDKMIVASQKKIIFQAFSRQVPSSRDISLEVAKEMTHEEIVARIKGLNPKNLAKIALKSIYEGEKIEAGKKNMVYSLTYQAMDRTLTDDEVNKAHNKLRDKLVANGDIVLR; the protein is encoded by the coding sequence ATGAAAGTTTCTTTAAGTTGGCTGAAGCGTCATGTGGATCTGCCGGAATCTGTGGCAGAAATTGAAAAGGCACTCACTTCCATCGGCTTGGAAGTGGAAGGCATCGAAGAACCGGGCAAGGTTTATGACAAGCTGGTGGTGGCAAAGGTCCTCACCTGCGAAAACCATCCGGATAGCGACCACCTCCACATCACTACCGTCAACAACGGCACTGAAACCATCCAGATCGTTTGCGGCGCACCTAACGTTGCTGCAGGCCAGACTGTGGTTCTCGCTCCCATCGGTGCAGAACTGCCCATGAGCGACGGCACCGTCCTCAAGATGAAGAAGTCCAAGATCCGCGGCGTGGAAAGCTTCGGCATGATTTGCGCCGAAGACGAAATCGGCCTTTCCGACGACCACGGTGGCATCATGGTTCTGGACGACTCCATTCCCGCAGGCACCCCGTTTGTAAGCCTGGGCATGTACGACGTCTGCTTCGAACTGAACGTCACCCCCAACCGCCCAGACGCTCTTTGCCACCGCGGTGTTGCCCGTGAACTGGCAGCCAAGTTTAACCGCCCCCTGAAGCCCCTCTCCTACAACCTGGTAGAAGAAGCCGACGCAGCCTCCTCCGCAGTTTCCGTGGAAGTGGTCCCCGGTTGCGGTTGCTCCCGCTATACCGCCCGCGTCATCAAGGGCGTAGAAGTCAAGCAGAGCCCCAGCTGGCTCGCCAAGCTCTTGCACACCGTTGGCATGAACTCCATCAACAACGTGGTGGACATCACCAACTTCATCCTCATGGACGTGGGCCAGCCCCTCCATAGCTTCGACATGGACCAGCTGAAGGGTTCCATGATCAAGGTCCGCCGCGCAGTGAAGGGCGAAAAGATCCAGACCATCGACCACACCGACCACGAGCTCACTGAAGCCGAACTGGTCATCTGCGATGGCGACCGTCCCGTAGCCGTAGCCGGCACCATGGGCGGTGTAGAATCCGAAATTATCGACGCCACCAAGAACGTTCTTCTGGAAAGCGCCTACTTCAACCCCACCATCGTCCGTAAGCAGGCCAAGCGCCTGGGCATCGGTTCCGATTCCAGCTACCGTTTCGAACGCGGTATCGACACCACCACCCAGGACGAATACAGCAAGTATGCTTGCGCCATGATCCAGGAAGTGGCTGGCGGCAAGGTCCTGAAGGGCTGCGTGGAATACACCGGCGACGACCACCAGAAGGAACTTACGAAGATTGACCTCCGCGTCTCCCGCGTGGCAAAGATCATCGGCATGAACGTTCCCGCCGACGTGATCCGTAAGCACCTCACCAGCATCAACCTGAACCTGGTTGCAGAAAATGGCGAGACCATGACCTTCGAAATCCCGGGCAACCGTCCGGACTTGGAACGCGAAGTGGACCTCATCGAAGAAGTAGCCCGCCTCGTAGGTTTCGACAACATTCCTTACAGCCTGCCCAAGTTCACCATGCAGCCCAACGAACTTCCGGCTGTAGAACAGATGAACAGAAAGATCCGCAGAACTTTGAGTGCCATGGGTCTCCATGAATGCTTGAACCTGCGCTTCACCAGCAAGGCTCGCACCGAAGCTCTTTTCGGCACCGACGCTTCTGACCGTCGCGCAAACCCCGCAGCACTTCTGAACCCCCTGTCCGAAGAACTGGGCGTTGTACCCACTTCTCTCCTCCCCAACTTGCTGAAGAATGTTGCCGAAAACGAAAAGAACCGCCCCGGTTCCGTTCGCTTGTTCGAAGTGGCCAAGGGCCAGTTCAAGCGTGAACGCGCCGACGTCCGCGACAACGGCTTTGACGAATCCAACCTGGTGGCTTTGGTTGTGGCAGGCGCCTTCGACGCAAACCCGCTGAACGACAAGCCCGCACAGATTGACTTCGCCTCTTTCAAGGGCCTGGTCCAGACCTTCTTCAAGCGCTGCGGTATCGTGGTTGAATTCCGCATTCCCGAAAAGCTGGAAGCCTTCATGCATCCGGGCAAGCAGACTGAAATCGTCGCCGGCAAGACCGTTCTCGGCACCATGGGCGCCCTGCATCCGTCTGTAGCCAAGTCCTGCGAAATCGGTTACGAAACCTATGTGATGGAAGCCGACCTGGACAAGATGATTGTGGCAAGCCAGAAGAAGATTATCTTCCAGGCCTTCAGCCGTCAGGTTCCTTCCAGCCGCGACATCTCTCTTGAAGTAGCCAAGGAAATGACTCACGAAGAAATCGTTGCTCGTATCAAGGGCCTCAACCCCAAGAACCTTGCAAAGATTGCCCTCAAGAGCATCTACGAAGGCGAAAAGATCGAAGCCGGCAAGAAGAACATGGTCTACAGCCTCACCTACCAGGCCATGGACCGCACCCTTACCGACGACGAAGTCAACAAGGCACACAACAAGCTTCGCGACAAGCTGGTAGCTAACGGAGACATCGTTTTGCGCTAA
- the dnaX gene encoding DNA polymerase III subunit gamma/tau has translation MAYVAMARKWRPQSFSDMVGQEHIAQTLQNAIEGGRLHHAFLFTGTRGVGKTTSARILARTLNCTGGDPLHPCGECPSCKDFAGGNPMDVFEIDAASNTGVDSIRDVIDRVQYPPVIGKYKIFIIDEVHMLSNAAFNALLKTLEEPPDHVIFIFATTEVNKVLPTILSRVQRFDFKRLSVEQVRSRLRYICEQEGINASDETLDIFAEKADGSMRDGLTFFDQAYAFTGSEMTADAVRSVLGIPSTELFFTLINSIESHDLKACFQMVDDACKKGIEFTPLLDGFGKFLRNLLYARLEAFTPDSLNITEELYNRFKEAAPGLKNGDILRISKMLIDLQATLRYSTNPRLLVETTFARMAWLDHLTDLRRALAAINDPAKASGSPDQEALKKKVTDVRNMLDAQEEARAMQQAEENPFAAMQNGIVNGYRSELGINNYSRYEIAAAWGSIRVQIADMQDFAFSVALNDTVLEVGDLQQTPFEVFLTYVGTPESAGWAEKQMRDRPDYIERVKQILEESLQTPVDLKIKSRAYNEAELTQKRMAQMSPYELDLQNDDGLRLLKEQFKAELIYSRKIQKVVPETDQQSDSDVSSSDD, from the coding sequence ATGGCATACGTAGCAATGGCCCGTAAGTGGCGTCCGCAGTCTTTTTCCGACATGGTCGGTCAGGAACATATCGCTCAAACCCTTCAGAACGCAATCGAGGGTGGGCGTCTTCACCATGCATTCCTGTTCACCGGAACCCGCGGCGTAGGTAAGACCACCAGTGCCCGTATCCTTGCCCGTACTTTGAACTGCACCGGCGGCGACCCTCTGCACCCCTGTGGCGAATGCCCCAGCTGCAAGGACTTTGCCGGCGGCAACCCCATGGACGTTTTCGAAATAGATGCAGCCTCCAACACCGGTGTGGACAGCATCCGCGACGTCATCGACCGCGTGCAGTATCCGCCCGTTATCGGCAAGTACAAGATCTTTATTATCGACGAAGTCCACATGCTTTCCAACGCCGCCTTCAACGCCCTGTTGAAGACCCTGGAAGAACCCCCTGACCATGTGATTTTCATCTTCGCCACCACAGAAGTCAACAAGGTGCTCCCCACCATCTTGAGCCGTGTGCAGCGTTTTGACTTCAAGAGACTTTCCGTAGAACAGGTTCGCAGCCGTCTTCGCTACATCTGTGAACAGGAAGGCATCAACGCCTCCGACGAAACCCTGGATATCTTCGCCGAAAAGGCCGACGGTTCCATGCGCGACGGCCTCACCTTCTTCGATCAGGCCTACGCCTTTACCGGTAGCGAAATGACTGCAGACGCTGTCCGTAGCGTTCTTGGCATTCCCTCTACCGAACTGTTCTTTACGTTGATTAACTCCATCGAAAGCCACGACCTCAAGGCATGCTTCCAGATGGTAGATGACGCCTGCAAGAAGGGCATCGAGTTCACTCCCCTTCTGGATGGCTTCGGCAAGTTCCTCCGCAACCTGCTGTACGCTCGTCTCGAGGCATTTACCCCCGATTCGCTGAACATCACGGAAGAACTCTACAACCGTTTCAAGGAAGCCGCCCCTGGTCTCAAGAACGGCGACATCCTTCGCATCAGCAAGATGCTTATCGACCTGCAGGCAACGCTGCGATACAGCACCAACCCCCGCCTCCTGGTAGAAACCACCTTTGCACGAATGGCCTGGCTTGACCATCTTACCGACCTACGAAGAGCGTTGGCCGCCATCAACGATCCCGCAAAAGCTTCTGGTAGCCCTGACCAAGAGGCGTTAAAAAAAAAAGTAACTGATGTCAGAAATATGCTGGATGCCCAGGAAGAAGCCAGGGCCATGCAGCAAGCTGAAGAAAATCCCTTTGCCGCCATGCAGAACGGCATCGTGAACGGCTACCGTTCCGAGCTGGGAATCAACAACTACTCCCGATACGAGATTGCTGCCGCCTGGGGTTCTATCCGGGTGCAGATTGCAGACATGCAGGATTTCGCCTTCTCCGTGGCCCTGAACGACACCGTCCTCGAGGTTGGCGACCTCCAGCAGACACCCTTCGAAGTATTCCTGACCTACGTAGGAACTCCCGAATCCGCCGGCTGGGCCGAAAAACAGATGAGGGACCGTCCCGACTACATCGAGCGTGTAAAGCAGATCTTGGAAGAAAGCCTCCAGACTCCCGTGGACCTGAAGATCAAGAGTCGCGCCTATAACGAAGCGGAACTGACCCAGAAGCGCATGGCCCAGATGTCTCCCTACGAACTGGACCTGCAAAACGACGACGGCCTGCGCCTGCTCAAGGAACAATTCAAGGCGGAACTGATATACTCCCGCAAAATCCAGAAAGTGGTCCCCGAAACAGACCAACAGTCGGATTCAGACGTTTCATCTTCGGATGA